A genomic window from Tautonia rosea includes:
- a CDS encoding tetratricopeptide repeat protein yields MRFIVLTLGVVGGVAVWWLLRSQAGIDSSNIEQLAGAEAATVATTEDPETLAEQAFYQGDYERATALYRTIVHEQPGNGQAWARLAYATHEMGQYEVALDLHERAAGFEENRTSSQFKIGCALARLGRIEEALEALEEAVRFGYRDRSWCEQEADLAVLRDSERFSRVLNRMGPPPEGKGELDFWTGYWIARDPSSGRPRGHVSVQRVEGGHVYQEQWSEYSGHSGRGMLYFDPTDGLWCLDRVDNQGRIQRLRGEREGDALVLNGELIYRSGQVQPLRVVLEPTSGSGLMLASHVSEDGGENWVPFSETLLNRDNPMWVGRGR; encoded by the coding sequence ATGCGGTTCATCGTACTCACACTCGGGGTGGTCGGGGGAGTCGCAGTCTGGTGGCTGCTCCGTTCTCAGGCCGGGATTGACTCCTCCAACATTGAGCAACTGGCCGGGGCCGAGGCCGCGACGGTCGCCACCACCGAAGACCCGGAAACGCTGGCCGAACAAGCGTTTTATCAGGGTGATTATGAGCGAGCCACTGCGCTTTATCGCACCATCGTTCACGAACAACCGGGCAATGGCCAGGCCTGGGCACGTTTGGCATACGCGACGCATGAAATGGGGCAATACGAGGTGGCGCTGGACCTGCATGAGCGGGCCGCCGGTTTCGAAGAAAACCGTACCTCGTCTCAATTTAAGATTGGGTGCGCGTTGGCTCGTCTCGGTCGAATCGAGGAGGCGCTGGAGGCGCTGGAGGAGGCCGTCCGGTTCGGCTACCGCGACCGTTCGTGGTGTGAACAGGAAGCTGATCTTGCAGTGCTCCGCGATTCGGAGCGGTTTTCGCGGGTGCTGAACCGGATGGGTCCACCACCCGAAGGGAAGGGGGAGCTTGATTTCTGGACCGGATACTGGATCGCTCGGGATCCGAGCAGCGGGAGACCGCGAGGACACGTGAGTGTGCAGCGGGTCGAGGGGGGACACGTCTATCAGGAGCAGTGGAGCGAGTACTCCGGCCACTCCGGTCGAGGGATGCTCTATTTCGATCCGACCGATGGGCTCTGGTGTCTGGATCGGGTCGACAATCAAGGGCGGATTCAAAGGCTGCGCGGTGAGCGGGAAGGAGATGCCTTGGTGCTCAACGGAGAATTGATTTACCGCAGCGGTCAGGTCCAACCGCTCCGGGTGGTGCTGGAACCGACCTCCGGAAGCGGGCTGATGCTGGCGTCTCACGTGTCCGAGGATGGCGGGGAGAACTGGGTACCGTTCTCCGAAACCCTGCTGAACCGGGATAATCCGATGTGGGTGGGTCGGGGTCGGTAA
- a CDS encoding c-type cytochrome → MRLLAALLCCVGFGPTIDEPSPLAARSEPIAWPAGPLEVRIAYPEPVDESSLSAIEGQQIPYHASGLDAEHATDDPLGQVRIAAASRSDEGRTLILLTDPHPAEATYRAALPNGLGTIAYDLTGVEAVWTDETGAGPSWSGWLSELDLEASRNRLAASVEHEKAFTMMRQPGSLTLRTLLAMPEGEATVTVQADRPFEAELMFVPLEVDANHRAEEVVEPFGEPVELFLTLPTGSDWDGRLPSLTVLVQSEGDDAPRLIARSAQILPWAPAPIEPPAELPDLPEELAGGDPTRGESVFFSEQGKCADCHRVGDRGGNVGPELSDAGKRYSTAELYREIEAPSAVIAPDYLPYTVAMRDGRVFVGVVRAEGSDRLRVVGADAKEVDLVRSEIEEIRPVSTSIMPVGLAGALGQQDLRDLLAYLSACRGE, encoded by the coding sequence ATGCGTTTGCTTGCCGCTCTGTTGTGCTGCGTGGGCTTCGGGCCGACAATCGACGAACCGTCACCCCTTGCAGCACGTTCGGAACCGATTGCCTGGCCCGCCGGGCCGCTTGAAGTGAGAATTGCGTATCCCGAACCAGTTGACGAGTCGAGTCTTTCGGCGATTGAAGGTCAGCAGATTCCCTATCACGCAAGCGGACTGGACGCGGAGCATGCAACGGATGATCCGCTTGGTCAGGTGCGGATTGCCGCGGCTTCGCGATCCGATGAGGGGCGGACACTCATCTTACTAACGGATCCACATCCGGCCGAAGCGACGTATCGAGCGGCCTTGCCGAACGGGCTGGGCACGATTGCGTACGACCTGACCGGGGTGGAGGCGGTCTGGACTGACGAGACAGGCGCGGGACCTTCGTGGTCGGGTTGGCTTTCGGAACTCGATCTTGAGGCGTCCCGGAATCGCCTGGCGGCTTCGGTCGAGCACGAGAAGGCGTTCACCATGATGAGGCAGCCGGGATCGCTGACCTTGCGGACCTTACTGGCGATGCCCGAGGGGGAGGCGACGGTGACGGTTCAGGCCGATCGCCCCTTCGAGGCCGAGCTGATGTTCGTGCCCCTGGAGGTTGATGCCAATCATCGCGCTGAGGAGGTCGTCGAACCGTTCGGGGAGCCGGTCGAGTTGTTCCTGACCCTGCCGACCGGCTCAGACTGGGACGGCCGACTTCCGTCGCTTACCGTTCTTGTTCAGTCGGAAGGAGACGACGCTCCGAGACTGATCGCGCGGTCGGCGCAGATTCTTCCCTGGGCTCCGGCTCCGATCGAGCCCCCGGCTGAGCTGCCGGACCTGCCCGAGGAACTGGCGGGAGGAGATCCGACCCGGGGAGAATCGGTTTTCTTCAGCGAACAGGGGAAGTGCGCAGACTGCCACCGGGTCGGCGATCGGGGAGGAAACGTCGGGCCGGAGCTTTCCGACGCTGGAAAGCGGTACTCGACTGCGGAACTGTACCGGGAGATCGAGGCGCCCAGCGCAGTGATCGCCCCGGACTATCTCCCGTATACCGTCGCGATGCGAGATGGCCGGGTGTTCGTGGGGGTGGTTCGAGCCGAAGGTTCGGATCGCCTTCGCGTGGTGGGGGCGGATGCAAAGGAAGTGGATCTGGTCCGTTCGGAGATCGAGGAAATTCGCCCGGTCTCAACCTCGATCATGCCCGTTGGCCTGGCGGGAGCGTTGGGTCAGCAAGATCTTCGAGACCTCCTTGCGTACCTGTCAGCGTGTCGAGGGGAATGA
- a CDS encoding endonuclease III domain-containing protein: protein MDDPPPEPFDIAEVFRRLRRAVAPFPKAAMFDLREQGYDSPFEQLVGALISVRTRDETTLVACLRLFAKARTPEQLLALDHARLIELLKGVGFPEVKARDLSEIARRILQEHDGQVPDTLDGLTAFRGVGPKIAALTLATGFGKPAICVDIHVHRITNRWGYVTTRTPEQTAAALTQVLPKRYWIEINERLVPFGKFVCTAGRPKCSACPLRSMCRQVGVDASR, encoded by the coding sequence ATGGATGACCCTCCCCCCGAGCCGTTCGACATCGCCGAGGTCTTCCGTCGCCTTCGCCGCGCCGTGGCCCCGTTTCCGAAAGCGGCCATGTTTGATCTGCGTGAGCAAGGCTACGACTCCCCCTTCGAGCAACTCGTCGGTGCCTTGATCTCCGTGCGGACGCGAGACGAGACGACCCTCGTCGCCTGCCTCCGACTCTTTGCCAAGGCCCGGACTCCCGAGCAACTGCTCGCCCTCGATCATGCCCGTCTCATCGAATTGCTCAAGGGGGTCGGCTTTCCCGAAGTCAAGGCACGCGACCTGAGCGAGATCGCGCGTCGGATTCTTCAGGAACACGACGGCCAGGTCCCCGACACCCTCGACGGCCTGACCGCCTTCCGCGGCGTTGGCCCGAAGATCGCCGCCCTCACGCTCGCTACCGGCTTCGGCAAGCCGGCCATTTGCGTCGACATCCATGTTCACCGCATCACGAATCGCTGGGGTTATGTGACAACCCGAACCCCTGAGCAGACTGCTGCGGCTCTCACCCAGGTCCTTCCCAAACGCTACTGGATCGAGATCAACGAGCGTCTCGTCCCCTTCGGCAAGTTCGTCTGCACGGCGGGCAGGCCGAAGTGCTCGGCCTGCCCGCTTCGATCCATGTGTCGCCAGGTCGGGGTCGACGCCTCGCGTTGA
- a CDS encoding leucine-rich repeat domain-containing protein, which produces MSRCAATVLAPLMAALTLSLAVAEHANAEGPFPDANLEAAVRKALKQGPDASLDDETLRNLYILEAPGREIADLTGLDRCPNLALINLKNNAITEIGPLSGLANLQSLDLSENKITSVEPLKELKKLQYLELSNNAVASIEPLAGLVNLRSLYLSENEIEEIGALAALTRLSSLYLDGNAIADLSPLKEVTRISTLDLRNNQIEDLSPLTSQTDVRMLFLEGNPISDLEPLIGWAKADAEGSKRFAPYLELYLGELEVPEEHVSQLKEAGVRVQQS; this is translated from the coding sequence ATGAGCCGATGCGCCGCGACCGTCCTCGCGCCGCTGATGGCCGCCTTGACCCTGTCTCTGGCCGTTGCCGAGCACGCGAATGCCGAGGGGCCATTTCCCGACGCGAACCTGGAAGCCGCTGTCCGCAAGGCATTGAAACAGGGGCCGGACGCGTCTCTGGACGATGAGACGTTGAGGAATCTCTACATCCTGGAGGCTCCAGGCCGAGAGATCGCCGACCTGACCGGCCTGGATCGCTGCCCGAACCTGGCCCTGATTAATCTGAAGAACAACGCGATCACCGAGATTGGCCCCTTGAGCGGCCTGGCGAATCTGCAATCGCTCGACCTGTCGGAGAATAAGATCACCTCGGTCGAGCCGCTTAAAGAGCTGAAGAAGCTGCAATATCTGGAATTGAGCAACAATGCGGTGGCGTCGATCGAGCCGCTGGCGGGCCTGGTGAACCTGAGATCGCTGTATCTTTCGGAGAATGAGATTGAGGAGATCGGAGCGCTGGCCGCGCTGACGAGGCTGTCGTCGTTGTACCTGGATGGCAACGCGATTGCGGATCTGTCGCCGCTGAAAGAGGTCACGCGGATCTCGACGCTGGATTTGAGGAACAATCAGATCGAGGATCTGTCGCCATTAACCTCGCAGACGGATGTCAGAATGCTGTTCCTTGAGGGGAATCCGATCAGCGATCTCGAACCGTTGATTGGCTGGGCGAAGGCGGATGCGGAAGGATCGAAACGGTTCGCGCCGTATCTGGAACTGTATCTTGGGGAACTCGAAGTTCCCGAAGAACATGTATCGCAGTTGAAAGAGGCCGGGGTACGGGTCCAGCAGAGCTGA
- a CDS encoding pyridoxamine 5'-phosphate oxidase family protein → MSRPAPEPIDPHRLPELALAVMLAAKFPMLATIDGDQPRLRPVSPVRTDGFTVYVANLRDYHKTAEIAANPHVELCYLDPKHDQVRITGKAEVLDDRSLLEQIWNENPLLRNYLGSIDNPALIIYRIRPSRVRFMREWALDYHDIPLDAG, encoded by the coding sequence ATGTCTCGTCCCGCTCCCGAGCCGATCGACCCCCATCGCCTGCCCGAGCTGGCCCTGGCAGTCATGCTCGCCGCGAAGTTTCCCATGCTCGCCACGATCGACGGCGACCAGCCCCGGCTCCGGCCGGTCTCTCCCGTCCGAACCGATGGCTTCACAGTCTACGTCGCCAACCTCCGCGACTATCACAAGACGGCCGAGATCGCCGCCAACCCTCACGTCGAACTCTGCTATCTCGACCCCAAACACGATCAGGTCCGGATCACCGGCAAGGCCGAGGTCCTCGACGACCGCTCCTTGCTCGAACAGATCTGGAACGAAAACCCCCTGCTCCGCAACTACCTCGGCTCCATCGACAACCCGGCGTTGATCATCTATCGCATCCGACCCAGCCGCGTCCGCTTCATGCGCGAGTGGGCCCTCGATTACCATGACATCCCCCTTGACGCCGGTTGA
- a CDS encoding metallophosphoesterase family protein — translation MTSPLTPVETTPTTRLNPHLMAQLGLISDIHGDPIALELAWAHLTLMGADAIICAGDLVGYGPFPDRVVAFLQERQIPSVRGNHDRWAVERPPHEPDEFGGGTASPETRLLLDRLEPSLVFERSGRIMVVVHGSPRGDMDFITPTTHPPRVLDGYLASLDADVLIHGHTHRPMWYRSARGLVVNPGSLVSMPVVKTSRTFAMLDLNSLEVRFFDVESAQPLSVDPWPGEAPSIPPHS, via the coding sequence ATGACATCCCCCTTGACGCCGGTTGAGACGACCCCCACCACGCGATTGAACCCTCATCTCATGGCTCAGCTCGGCCTGATTTCCGACATCCACGGCGACCCGATCGCCCTCGAACTGGCCTGGGCGCACCTGACCCTCATGGGAGCCGACGCCATCATCTGTGCCGGCGACCTCGTCGGCTACGGCCCGTTCCCGGATCGCGTGGTCGCGTTCCTCCAGGAGCGTCAGATTCCTTCCGTCCGAGGCAACCACGACCGCTGGGCCGTCGAGCGGCCCCCGCACGAGCCCGATGAATTCGGCGGCGGCACCGCGTCTCCTGAAACTCGGCTCCTCCTCGATCGCCTGGAACCAAGCCTCGTCTTCGAACGATCAGGGCGCATCATGGTCGTCGTCCACGGCTCCCCTCGCGGCGACATGGACTTCATCACCCCGACCACGCACCCGCCGCGCGTCCTCGACGGCTACCTCGCATCACTCGACGCCGATGTACTCATCCACGGCCATACCCACCGGCCCATGTGGTATCGCTCGGCCCGAGGACTGGTCGTCAATCCCGGATCACTGGTCTCGATGCCCGTGGTCAAGACCTCGCGCACCTTCGCCATGCTCGACCTCAACTCCCTTGAAGTCCGATTCTTCGATGTCGAGTCTGCGCAACCCCTTTCCGTGGATCCCTGGCCAGGGGAGGCCCCATCCATCCCACCCCATTCCTAA
- the ispH gene encoding 4-hydroxy-3-methylbut-2-enyl diphosphate reductase gives MKIILANPRGFCAGVNMAIESLERSLDLFGAPLYVYHEIVHNKHVVERFKNRGVVFVETLDEVPEGSPVLYSAHGVSPQIRQESKARNLKAIDATCPLVTKVHLEAVKYAKLGYTIVLIGHEGHDEVIGTMGEAPEQMILVESVEDVEALDINPEKIAYLTQTTLSVDDANVIIDALRKKFPQIANPPKDDICYATQNRQDAVRKLASKADLVLVLGSQNSSNSLRLAEISTTMGVPGHLIDGAAEIKDEWFEGVETVLITAGASAPEDVVQECISYLQDRYGASMTEETIREEDVTFPLPKTLRQLLPESALKVVR, from the coding sequence ATGAAGATCATCCTGGCCAATCCCCGCGGGTTTTGCGCGGGCGTGAACATGGCGATCGAGAGCCTGGAGCGATCCCTGGACCTGTTCGGGGCGCCCTTGTATGTGTATCACGAAATTGTGCACAACAAGCACGTGGTCGAGCGGTTCAAGAACCGTGGCGTGGTCTTCGTGGAGACGCTGGACGAGGTTCCCGAAGGTTCGCCGGTGCTGTACAGCGCTCACGGCGTCTCGCCACAGATTCGCCAGGAATCGAAGGCAAGGAACCTGAAGGCGATCGACGCAACCTGTCCCCTGGTGACGAAGGTTCACCTGGAGGCGGTGAAATACGCGAAGCTCGGTTACACGATTGTGCTCATCGGCCACGAGGGGCACGACGAGGTCATCGGTACGATGGGGGAAGCCCCAGAGCAGATGATCCTGGTCGAGTCGGTCGAGGACGTTGAAGCACTCGACATCAACCCGGAAAAGATCGCGTATCTGACGCAGACGACGCTGAGTGTCGATGACGCGAACGTGATTATTGACGCGTTGCGGAAGAAATTCCCCCAGATCGCCAATCCACCGAAAGACGACATCTGCTACGCGACCCAGAATCGCCAGGACGCCGTGCGGAAGCTGGCCTCGAAGGCGGATCTGGTGCTCGTGCTCGGCAGCCAGAACAGCTCGAACAGCCTGAGGCTGGCGGAAATTTCCACGACGATGGGTGTGCCCGGCCATCTGATCGACGGCGCGGCCGAAATAAAGGACGAATGGTTCGAGGGGGTCGAGACCGTTCTGATCACCGCCGGGGCCAGTGCTCCGGAGGACGTGGTGCAGGAGTGCATCAGCTATCTGCAAGATCGCTACGGGGCTTCGATGACCGAGGAAACGATCCGAGAAGAGGACGTGACCTTCCCCTTGCCGAAGACCTTGCGGCAACTGCTACCGGAGTCGGCCTTGAAGGTCGTGCGTTGA
- a CDS encoding DUF4097 family beta strand repeat-containing protein, whose protein sequence is MARTPENLRDGIRFLDETPEPVTPRPPQAARGKRSKKEWPVGLMAFLAVVTGGIVWKMAQEDEIAVQEVFEERFEVEEAPKIEVDAIQGSVRVRRGSEGVVICRVETEGRGTSAAEAGRSLGVLKPIMRSTREGVSVRIGGMESQRPSSGGVSIRLEVPEDAQVRVVTGLGSVRVADVRGSIAARSSLGKIDVKGASGPLVLDSKNGSIEVEAYDSLVLATTSNGSIEFEGSLAKGVSRMVTSNGSVTLSLPEDQSLVVDATSGNGRVSSDFPMGRVRPETGVIPVGYEPDADETASIEIRTGNGSIRVEQD, encoded by the coding sequence ATGGCCAGAACGCCGGAGAATCTGAGGGACGGGATCCGATTTCTGGATGAAACACCCGAACCGGTCACGCCGAGGCCTCCGCAAGCCGCTCGGGGCAAGCGATCGAAGAAAGAATGGCCGGTGGGCCTGATGGCCTTTCTTGCCGTCGTGACGGGCGGAATTGTCTGGAAAATGGCGCAGGAGGACGAGATCGCGGTTCAGGAAGTCTTCGAGGAGCGATTCGAGGTCGAGGAGGCTCCGAAGATCGAGGTTGATGCCATCCAGGGGTCGGTTCGGGTTCGTCGAGGATCGGAAGGGGTGGTGATCTGCCGAGTCGAAACCGAGGGGAGAGGAACGTCAGCGGCAGAGGCGGGGCGATCGCTTGGCGTGCTGAAGCCGATCATGCGATCGACCCGAGAGGGAGTCTCGGTGCGGATCGGGGGAATGGAGTCACAGCGGCCGAGTTCCGGAGGTGTGTCGATTCGCCTGGAGGTTCCGGAAGACGCCCAGGTACGAGTGGTGACGGGACTGGGCTCGGTCCGCGTGGCGGATGTGCGTGGGTCGATCGCCGCGCGGTCGAGTCTGGGGAAAATTGACGTGAAGGGGGCGAGCGGTCCCCTGGTGCTCGACTCGAAGAATGGCTCAATCGAAGTTGAAGCGTATGACTCTCTGGTGCTGGCGACCACGTCGAACGGCTCCATCGAGTTTGAGGGATCACTGGCGAAGGGTGTCTCTCGAATGGTCACGAGCAACGGCTCGGTGACTTTGAGCTTGCCGGAAGATCAATCACTGGTTGTTGATGCGACCTCAGGCAACGGCCGGGTTTCGTCGGATTTCCCGATGGGTCGAGTGCGACCGGAGACGGGCGTGATTCCGGTCGGATATGAACCGGACGCGGACGAGACGGCGAGCATTGAGATCAGGACGGGGAACGGATCGATCCGGGTCGAGCAGGATTGA
- a CDS encoding MFS transporter, whose translation MEYGTFFLFAQQADASSGFSLGNFLPFSALHFLQFAIWGAWYVVLGNYLNAKGFTRASIGRIYGTMPLGAIISPMLLATVADKYLNMEVVIGLSHLIGAALLVVMSQVNNAKTFFWVALAYALVYSPTLSLANAVVFPHLNNPNHFPYIRVFGTLGWIAAGLSLKVLIKPDQPMNNRPILLAAGLSLVLGVYSFSLPATPPTAEGDALPFVKAISMLSEPTFAVFFGVTLVIAMAMGIYFAFAALFIEQRAGVKSQNVGPIMTIGQAVEIFFMLSLPWFIESLGMPVVLAMGVAAWALRFGCFTAASTGGYFPLILLGVALHGLCFDFFFAAGFIHVETLSEPTIRASAQSLYGVIVYGLGMYLGTEISGWLNQRFTKEEVPAIADVPPVRKTDWRKFWSIPFVAVTLAMLAFFASLYLIPEPTVPEIDPNAEPAAVVEGEVETEMLTLDPVVEEGTSEGVEEAPAEVDETP comes from the coding sequence ATGGAATACGGCACGTTTTTCCTGTTTGCCCAGCAGGCTGACGCCAGCTCGGGCTTTTCGCTGGGGAATTTTCTTCCATTCTCGGCGCTCCACTTCCTTCAGTTCGCGATCTGGGGGGCGTGGTATGTGGTGCTGGGGAACTACCTGAACGCCAAGGGGTTTACCCGGGCGAGCATCGGTCGGATTTATGGCACGATGCCGCTGGGGGCGATCATCTCGCCGATGCTGCTGGCGACGGTCGCCGATAAGTATTTGAACATGGAAGTGGTCATCGGCCTGTCGCACCTGATCGGTGCGGCGTTGTTGGTGGTGATGTCTCAGGTCAACAATGCCAAGACGTTTTTCTGGGTGGCGCTGGCATATGCGTTGGTGTACTCGCCGACCCTGTCGCTGGCCAACGCGGTGGTCTTCCCGCACCTGAACAACCCGAATCACTTCCCGTATATCCGGGTCTTCGGCACCCTGGGCTGGATCGCGGCGGGCTTGTCGCTGAAGGTGCTGATCAAGCCGGACCAGCCGATGAACAATCGGCCGATTCTCCTGGCGGCGGGACTGTCGTTGGTTCTCGGGGTTTACTCCTTCAGCCTGCCGGCAACCCCGCCGACGGCCGAGGGGGATGCTTTGCCGTTCGTCAAGGCGATCAGCATGCTCAGCGAGCCGACGTTTGCGGTCTTCTTCGGTGTGACGTTGGTCATTGCGATGGCGATGGGGATTTACTTTGCCTTTGCGGCCCTGTTTATCGAGCAGCGGGCGGGGGTGAAATCGCAGAACGTCGGTCCGATCATGACGATTGGGCAGGCGGTCGAGATTTTCTTCATGCTCTCGCTGCCCTGGTTCATCGAGTCGCTCGGGATGCCGGTGGTGCTGGCGATGGGCGTGGCGGCCTGGGCGTTGCGCTTCGGATGCTTCACGGCGGCCTCGACCGGGGGGTACTTCCCCTTGATCTTGCTGGGAGTGGCTCTGCACGGGCTTTGCTTCGACTTCTTCTTCGCGGCCGGGTTCATCCATGTCGAGACGCTTTCGGAACCGACGATCCGGGCCAGTGCCCAATCGCTCTATGGGGTGATCGTCTACGGCCTGGGGATGTATCTCGGGACCGAGATCTCCGGCTGGCTGAACCAGCGGTTCACGAAGGAGGAGGTCCCGGCCATCGCCGATGTTCCTCCGGTGCGGAAGACCGACTGGCGGAAGTTCTGGTCAATTCCGTTTGTCGCGGTCACGCTGGCCATGCTGGCCTTCTTCGCCTCGCTGTATCTCATCCCCGAGCCGACGGTCCCGGAGATCGACCCCAACGCCGAGCCCGCGGCCGTCGTCGAGGGGGAGGTTGAGACGGAGATGCTCACCCTCGATCCGGTCGTCGAGGAGGGGACTTCGGAGGGTGTCGAGGAGGCCCCGGCTGAGGTCGATGAAACCCCTTGA
- a CDS encoding glycosyltransferase, protein MLPGQTPSWMADPPASTGEMALVVADAGWHTTANLFRAIDRPNVSSLLLQCCDVANAWNKGIPPWRWWGSRPEPIGPKQWSQQLVLPPGWMKRYPKLGMKPIQKAIDRWRRSLPVDGPLALVMTYPHYRYLRDLVRPDLQVYLNLDDYALYWPGQADEVRALERQLVAEVDLTACVAQARAEHLRAVVPEAAARIRHLPHGTPEAFLADEVTGKAGPAPSDLDDLPRPMLGYVGGLEDRMDWPLLARVAEEFPEASIVLIGKEPRDGSGDWFETARRCLALPNVHAVGFRPQERIGEYVRSFDACLIPYRVDHPFNQVCCPTKIMDFMGSGRPIVATNLPECRLYAGVIDVATDTDDFLGAIASLSFLQFDDGREWRRLELARTNSCRRVVGRLLDALRPNLAEPAGMRRQSAGLAT, encoded by the coding sequence ATGTTGCCGGGTCAAACACCATCCTGGATGGCCGATCCACCGGCCTCGACGGGAGAGATGGCCCTGGTCGTGGCCGATGCAGGCTGGCACACGACGGCCAACCTGTTCCGAGCGATCGACCGGCCGAACGTCTCGTCGCTCTTGCTCCAGTGCTGTGATGTGGCGAACGCCTGGAACAAGGGGATTCCCCCCTGGCGATGGTGGGGCAGTCGACCCGAGCCGATCGGTCCGAAGCAGTGGAGTCAGCAACTGGTCTTGCCGCCGGGGTGGATGAAGCGGTACCCGAAGCTCGGGATGAAGCCGATTCAAAAGGCGATCGACCGATGGCGGCGATCGTTGCCAGTCGACGGGCCGCTTGCTCTGGTGATGACTTATCCGCACTACCGCTATCTCCGGGATCTGGTCCGGCCCGACCTTCAGGTCTACTTGAACCTGGATGACTATGCTCTGTACTGGCCAGGTCAGGCCGACGAGGTTCGCGCCCTCGAGCGGCAACTGGTGGCCGAGGTGGATCTGACCGCCTGTGTTGCTCAGGCAAGGGCCGAGCACCTGCGGGCCGTCGTCCCCGAGGCCGCGGCCCGGATTCGGCATCTGCCGCACGGGACCCCCGAAGCGTTCCTGGCTGATGAGGTGACGGGCAAGGCTGGCCCGGCCCCGAGCGATCTGGACGACCTCCCTCGCCCGATGCTGGGGTATGTCGGCGGGCTGGAAGATCGGATGGACTGGCCCTTGCTGGCCCGGGTGGCGGAGGAGTTCCCCGAAGCGTCGATTGTCCTGATTGGGAAAGAGCCAAGGGATGGGTCGGGGGATTGGTTCGAAACGGCGCGCCGTTGCCTGGCCTTGCCGAACGTGCATGCCGTGGGATTCCGGCCTCAGGAGCGGATTGGGGAGTATGTGAGGAGCTTCGATGCGTGCCTGATCCCGTACCGCGTGGATCATCCCTTCAATCAGGTCTGCTGTCCGACGAAAATCATGGACTTCATGGGGAGCGGGCGGCCGATCGTGGCGACCAACCTGCCCGAGTGCCGGTTGTATGCCGGGGTGATCGATGTGGCGACGGACACGGATGATTTTCTCGGGGCAATCGCCTCCTTGAGCTTCCTCCAGTTTGATGATGGGCGGGAGTGGCGGCGGCTGGAACTGGCCCGGACCAACTCGTGCCGTCGAGTGGTCGGCCGGTTGCTTGACGCCCTTCGACCGAACCTCGCCGAACCGGCCGGGATGCGTCGGCAATCGGCCGGGCTGGCCACTTGA
- a CDS encoding DUF1573 domain-containing protein, whose product MERARGRVALGRRGVIGIAPAILGLLLVSAMASQVQAQSATEWVEAVFPERSHNFGTVAKGSVLRHNFKITNRTNREVRISGWKPMCGCTDVNLGAQAIPPGAQTTLEVVFDTTKFSGYKATGLTLYLEQPSARTIDYSLTSFIQDEIEVTPGVLDFGDLKRGGTAEKIVTLRYRGGQKNWRVIDMRHANSSLSAELQEVPRPGNDGVEYRLVARLDPNRLRNGNFRDQITLITNDEQRKTIPLSVVARVSPEVSLSPAVLNLGSVRAGQRVERTVLLRGSTPFRVMETKAVEGAIAVSGASPDTSRPLHQIKVAIETPPASNGAYHAILEIETDHPDEPPVRLTAFATVVP is encoded by the coding sequence ATGGAACGGGCACGCGGTCGCGTCGCCTTGGGGCGACGAGGGGTCATCGGGATCGCCCCGGCGATCCTGGGGTTGCTCTTGGTGTCGGCGATGGCGAGCCAGGTTCAGGCTCAGTCGGCGACTGAGTGGGTGGAGGCTGTGTTTCCCGAGCGGAGCCACAACTTCGGTACGGTGGCCAAGGGATCGGTGCTTCGGCACAACTTCAAGATCACGAACCGGACGAACCGCGAGGTCCGCATCTCGGGCTGGAAGCCGATGTGCGGTTGCACCGATGTGAACCTCGGGGCCCAGGCAATTCCGCCAGGGGCTCAGACCACTTTGGAAGTCGTCTTCGACACCACCAAGTTCTCCGGCTACAAGGCGACAGGCTTGACCCTTTACCTGGAACAGCCCAGTGCCCGGACGATTGACTACTCGCTGACCTCGTTCATTCAGGACGAGATCGAGGTGACTCCCGGGGTGCTCGACTTCGGGGATTTGAAGCGCGGGGGGACGGCCGAGAAGATCGTCACGCTGCGATACCGAGGCGGTCAGAAAAACTGGCGAGTGATCGACATGCGGCACGCGAACTCGTCCTTGTCGGCCGAGTTGCAAGAGGTGCCTCGACCTGGCAACGATGGCGTCGAGTACCGGTTGGTGGCTCGGCTCGATCCGAATCGGCTTCGGAACGGCAATTTCCGCGATCAGATCACCCTGATCACGAATGACGAGCAGCGGAAGACGATCCCTTTGTCTGTCGTGGCCCGGGTGTCGCCGGAGGTCTCCCTGTCTCCGGCGGTTCTGAACCTGGGATCGGTAAGGGCTGGGCAGCGGGTCGAGCGAACGGTCTTGCTCCGAGGCTCGACCCCTTTCCGGGTGATGGAAACGAAGGCGGTCGAGGGGGCGATTGCCGTCTCGGGAGCGTCGCCCGACACGAGCCGCCCGCTGCACCAGATCAAGGTGGCAATCGAGACACCACCGGCCTCGAACGGGGCGTACCATGCCATCCTTGAGATCGAGACCGATCATCCTGACGAGCCACCCGTGCGATTGACCGCCTTCGCGACGGTCGTTCCCTGA